In Triticum urartu cultivar G1812 unplaced genomic scaffold, Tu2.1 TuUngrouped_contig_1223, whole genome shotgun sequence, a single window of DNA contains:
- the LOC125526646 gene encoding DNA-directed RNA polymerase III subunit RPC8-like: MFVLSQIEHNLPMPPHLLNRPLVDAIKAELERLFLDKVVANLGLCVSVYDILSVEGGFIFPGESCSTYKVFFRLLMFRPFLGEVIVGKISGYDEEGLQEFIVAPACLVQDGVGASVGVHVHCAVRRSVNKAADAHVRRRVHHVSGSLHGDWHEFLHRAPRPRTGS, translated from the exons ATGTTCGTTCTGAGCCAGATTGAGCACAACCTGCCGATGCCTCCGCACTTGCTGAATCGCCCTCTTGTCGACGCCATCAAGGCCGAGCTCGAGAGGCTCTTCCTGGATAAG GTGGTTGCAAATCTCGGGCTCTGCGTGTCCGTCTATGACATCCTTTCCGTTGAAGGCGGATTCATCTTTCCAGGAGAGAGCTGCTCGACGTATAAA GTTTTCTTTAGGTTATTGATGTTCAGGCCCTTTCTTGGGGAGGTTATTGTTGGGAAAATCAGTGGATATGATGAGGAGGGTTTACAAG AATTCATAGTCGCTCCAGCATGTCTCGTCCAAGATGGTGTCGGGGCTTCTGTTGGGGTTCATGTGCACTGTGCCGTACGAAGAAGTGTAAACAAGGCGGCGGATGCCCATGTCCGCCGCCGCGTTCACCACGTTTCTGGTTCCCTCCACGGCGACTGGCATGAGTTCCTACACAGAGCCCCGCGGCCGAGAACAGGCAGCTAG